One genomic region from Salvia hispanica cultivar TCC Black 2014 chromosome 2, UniMelb_Shisp_WGS_1.0, whole genome shotgun sequence encodes:
- the LOC125207344 gene encoding exportin-T, translated as MDDLEKAILISFDESGTIESLMKLQAAAFIQQVKDEPSISSICIEKFCVSSLVEVKFWCLQCLHEILRVRYSSMSPEEKGVIRKSVFSIACGEPVHASDANSARIFESPSFVKNKLAQVIVTLISFEYPEMWSSVFVDFLNKLGKGAAVIDMFCRVLNVMDDELISLDYPRSGEDVTVAGRIKDAMRVQCVPQMVRAWYDIVSMYKDSNPDLCSSVLESMRKYVSWMDIGLIANDAFTKLLFELMLAEGLPDQLRAAASGAVLAVVSKRMEFKSKLALLQSIQISSVFRLVTDDSGSELVSGVAALLTGYAVEVLECSKHLKPEDGREVSVELLNEVLPSVFTIIQNGEVDSTFSIVQFLSVYVGTMKNHSTLTDRQLLHLSQILEVIRVQIQFDPMYRNNLDILDKIGQQEADSMAEFRKDLFVLLRSVGRVAPDLTQVFIKNSLGNSVSSSEDRNVEEVEASLSLFYELGESLNVDAMRTGSGLLGELIPMLLSTRFPCHSNRLVAHVYLDTITRYMKFVAENTQYIPVALQAFLDERGIHHPNVNVSRRASYLFMRVVKLLKAKLVPYIETILQSLQDTVAQFTRMGRVSNDVSVSEDGSHIFEAIGLLIGMEDVPREKQSDYLSSLLTPLCQQVELAISNAKPQNPEESLLQIENMQQIVMAINALSKGFSQRLVTTSRPGIGLMFKKTLDILLQILVVFPKVEPLRSKVTSFIHRMVETLGPSIFPCLPNALGQLLINSEPKELVGFLVLLNQLICKFGTEVRDILESVYPVIASRAFSILPANDIPSGPGSCGEEIREMQELQKTFFVFLNVIATHELSSVFLSPKSTPHLDLMMQLLLYNCCNHKDIIVRKACVQVFIRLIKDWCAGPYGKETLPGFQRFIIETFAVNCCLYSVLDKSFEFRDANTILLFGEIVTAQKVMYEKLGNDFLLHFVSKCFPSIHCPQDLAEQYCQKLQGNDVKALKSFYQSLVERLRPLQNGSLVSR; from the exons ATGGATGATCTCGAAAAGGCGATTCTCATAAGCTTCGATGAATCCGGCACAATTGAATCGCTGATGAAATTGCAAGCAGCTGCCTTTATCCAGCAAGTTAAAGACGAACCTTCAATCAGTAGCATTTGCATAGAGAAGTTTTGTGTGTCGAGCTTAGTGGAGGTTAAGTTTTGGTGCTTGCAGTGCCTCCATGAGATTCTTCGAGTTAGGTACTCGTCAATGTCGCCGGAGGAGAAGGGTGTGATTCGGAAATCCGTGTTTTCGATTGCGTGTGGCGAGCCTGTCCACGCGAGTGATGCTAATTCGGCGAGGATTTTCGAGAGCCCGTCGTTTGTTAAGAATAAGCTTGCTCAGGTTATTGTAACGTTGATTAGTTTTGAGTATCCGGAAATGTGGTCGTCtgtttttgttgatttcttGAATAAATTGGGTAAGGGAGCTGCTGTGATTGATATGTTTTGTCGGGTTTTGAATGTGATGGATGATGAGTTGATTAGCTTGGATTATCCGCGTAGTGGGGAGGATGTGACTGTGGCGGGGAGGATTAAGGATGCGATGCGAGTGCAGTGCGTGCCTCAGATGGTTAGAGCGTGGTATGACATTGTTTCGATGTATAAGGATTCAAACCCTGATTTGTGTTCTAGTGTTCTGGAGTCAATGAGGAAGTATGTTTCGTGGATGGACATAGGGTTGATAGCGAATGATGCGTTCACGAAGTTGCTGTTTGAGCTTATGTTGGCGGAGGGGTTACCGGATCAGCTTCGAGCTGCTGCATCTGGCGCTGTTCTGGCAGTGGTGTCGAAAAGGATGGAGTTTAAGTCAAAGCTTgctcttttgcaaagcattcaGATATCTAGTGTTTTTAGGTTGGTTACAGATGATAGTGGCTCGGAGTTGGTGTCTGGTGTGGCTGCGTTGCTCACGGGCTATGCAGTTGAAGTTCTGGAATGTTCGAAGCACTTGAAGCCGGAGGATGGTAGGGAGGTTTCAGTAGAGCTTCTGAATGAGGTTTTGCCATCAGTTTTCACTATCATCCAGAACGGTGAAGTTGATTCGACATTCAGCATTGTGCAGTTTCTCTCAGTGTATGTTGGCACAATGAAAAACCATTCCACATTGACAGACAGGCAGCTGCTTCATTTGAGCCAAATATTGGAAGTGATCCGCGTGCAGATCCAGTTTGATCCCATGTATCGAAATAATCTGGATATATTGGACAAGATTGGGCAGCAAGAAGCAGATAGTATGGCAGAGTTTCGGaaggatttatttgttttactCCGTAGTGTAGGTCGTGTTGCACCAGATCTGACTCAGGTATTCATAAAAAACTCATTAGGAAATTCTGTGTCATCATCAGAAGATAGAAATGTCGAGGAAGTTGAGGCGTCtctttccttattttatgaGCTTGGCGAATCACTAAATGTTGATGCTATGAGGACTGGTAGTGGCCTACTTGGTGAACTGATACCGATGCTGTTATCAACGCGATTTCCTTGCCACTCCAATAGACTTGTTGCGCATGTTTATTTGGATACAATAACAAGATACATGAAGTTTGTAGCAGAGAATACACAATATATTCCAGTTGCGCTGCAGGCCTTTCTTGATGAGAGAGGTATACACCATCCAAATGTCAACGTCAGCAGAAGGGCGAGCTATCTCTTCATGAGGGTTGTGAAATTGCTAAAAGCAAAGCTTGTGCCTTACATTGAGACGATCTTGCAG AGCCTACAGGATACAGTTGCCCAGTTTACAAGAATGGGCAGGGTCTCAAACGATGTTTCAGTATCTGAAGATGGAAGCCACATTTTCGAG GCAATTGGCTTGTTAATTGGGATGGAAGATGTACCCCGTGAGAAACAATCTGATTATCTCTCTTCACTGCTGACGCCTCTTTGCCAGCAG GTTGAGCTGGCCATCTCAAATGCTAAGCCTCAAAATCCTGAAGAGTCTCTTTTGCAGATCGAAAATATGCAGCAAATAGTTATGGCTATTAATGCTCTTAGCAAG GGCTTCAGTCAGCGTCTGGTAACTACCAGCCGCCCTGGAATTGGTCTCATGTTTAAAAAG ACTTTGGACATACTCCTGCAAATCCTTGTTGTCTTCCCGAAGGTAGAACCCTTGCGAAGTAAG GTTACATCTTTCATTCATCGTATGGTGGAGACTCTAGGACCTTCCATATTTCCTTGTCTTCCGAATGCACTGGGCCAGTTGTTAATTAATAGTGAG CCAAAGGAATTGGTGGGTTTTCTTGTACTGCTTAATCAGCTCATCTGCAAATTTGGTACTGAAGTCCGTGACATCTTGGAATCTGTCTACCCTGTTATTGCTAGTAGGGCATTCAGTATTCTCCCAGCGAATGATATTCCATCAGGGCCGGGCAGCTGTGGTGAG GAAATTCGCGAAATGCAAGAGCTTCAGAAAACATTCTTTGTATTTCTGAATGTTATTGCTACACATGAGCTATCATCAGTCTTCCTATCCCCTAAAAGTACTCCGCACCTGGATTTGATGATGCAGTTGCTGTTATATAATTGTTGTAATCATAAGGATATCATTGTTAGAAAG GCATGTGTTCAAGTGTTCATTAGGCTAATCAAGGATTGGTGCGCCGGTCCTTACGGAAAAGAGACG TTGCCTGGTTTCCAGAGGTTCATAATCGAGACATTTGCAGTCAATTGCTGTCTCTACAGTGTGCTGGATAAATCCTTTGAGTTTCGCGATGCAAATACT ATCCTCTTGTTTGGTGAAATAGTAACAGCCCAAAAGGTCATGTATGAGAAATTAGGCAAtgattttctccttcatttTGTATCAAAGTGTTTTCCGAGTATTCATTGCCCTCAAGACTTGGCAGAGCAGTATTGTCAAAAGCTGCAG GGCAACGACGTCAAGGCACTGAAGTCCTTCTACCAGTCCCTCGTAGAAAGGTTGAGACCACTACAAAATGGCAGCTTGGTTTCCAGATAA
- the LOC125207716 gene encoding serine/threonine-protein kinase RIPK-like: protein MGIKNKTLRWILPSCFKPTITHKMDPRIHVTIHNSNSRISLFDISDPSSPLSLSDLSNSKISSNLHIFTHSELKLMTSDFSSVNFLGEGGFGPVHKGFVDDRCRPGLAPQPVAVKLLDPDGDQGHREWLTEVVLLGQLKHPHLVKLLGYCCEDEHRLLVYEYMARGNLENQLFRRYTSLAWDTRIKIALGAARGLAFLHGEEKPVIYRDFKTSNILLDSDYNAKLSDFGLAKDGPEGDKTHVSTRIMGTHGYAAPEYVMTGHLTTKNDVYSFGVVLLELLTGRRATDKKRPPKEQNLVDWAKPYLKDHHKLGSIIDQRLEGQYSSEGARKVAALAHQCLSHSPKTRPTMSHVVMVLELIAQLRDAPFVYIAPAQGRADAEVKEDEEEDEDEGKAKKETGRKQRRKRGYRHKHPIPIRAHGVYSDTHLYRAFKNEMIGLRIEGR from the exons atggGAATCAAGAACAAGACACTAAGATGGATTCTCCCCTCTTGCTTCAAGCCCACAATCACCCACAAAATGGATCCAAGAATCCATGTCACAATTCACAACTCCAACTCAAGAATCTCCCTCTTTGACATAAGTGACCCTTCCTCACCTCTCTCCCTAAGTGACCTCTCCAACTCCAAAATCTCCTCAAATCTCCACATCTTCACACACTCTGAGCTCAAACTCATGACCAGCGACTTCTCCTCCGTCAACTTCCTCGGCGAGGGCGGCTTCGGGCCCGTGCACAAGGGCTTCGTCGACGACAGGTGCCGGCCGGGCCTCGCCCCCCAGCCCGTCGCCGTCAAGCTCCTCGACCCCGACGGCGATCAAGGCCACAGGGAATGGCTG ACAGAAGTAGTCCTTCTTGGGCAACTGAAGCATCCGCACCTCGTGAAACTGTTGGGATATTGCTGTGAAGACGAGCACCGGCTTCTCGTCTACGAGTACATGGCCAGAGGCAATCTCGAAAACCAACTATTTCGAA GATACACCTCGCTAGCGTGGGATACTCGGATCAAGATCGCACTTGGGGCCGCGAGAGGATTAGCATTCCTCCACGGCGAAGAGAAACCAGTCATCTACCGTGATTTCAAGACTTCCAACATCCTCCTCGACTCT GATTACAACGCGAAGCTGTCCGACTTCGGGTTGGCCAAGGATGGGCCAGAGGGAGACAAAACACACGTGTCAACCCGTATAATGGGCACCCACGGCTACGCTGCACCAGAGTACGTCATGACAG GGCACTTGACAACAAAGAACGATGTGTACAGCTTTGGAGTAGTCCTGCTCGAGCTGCTCACTGGGAGGCGCGCCACAGACAAAAAGCGTCCTCCCAAGGAGCAGAACCTCGTTGACTGGGCTAAGCCCTACTTGAAGGACCACCACAAGCTCGGGTCCATAATAGACCAGCGCCTCGAAGGGCAGTACTCGAGCGAAGGAGCAAGAAAAGTAGCCGCATTGGCTCACCAATGCCTTAGCCACTCCCCTAAAACTAGGCCAACCATGAGCCATGTTGTCATGGTCTTGGAGCTCATCGCGCAGCTCAGAGACGCGCCCTTTGTCTACATCGCGCCTGCACAAGGCAGGGCGGATGCAGAGGTCAAGGAGGATGAAGAGGAAGACGAGGATGAGGGGAAGGCGAAGAAGGAGACGGGGCGGAAGCAGAGGAGGAAGAGAGGCTATAGACACAAGCATCCCATACCCATAAGGGCTCATGGGGTCTATAGTGATACTCATTTGTATAGAGCTTTCAAGAATGAGATGATTGGTTTAAGGATTGAAGGGAGATAA
- the LOC125207442 gene encoding uncharacterized protein LOC125207442, whose product MVDHWSHEHPLTLVETRGGDHCYGCEVRFGSGEQAYGCSIDGCEYSNLLHQECAAVAREIRHPLHHPHHILIQRHEPDLRGCNICERTIWSIGYKCTSSGCWFQMHLRCAHDSDLIDAATPDVDEQRRAIIRHPSHPKHDLKLLRGRCPSKCDACGATRKGSSYICTKDACQYLIHQKCASLPQHLKREDHHHSLSLSFQVPREYIRLQYKCDVCNISFLPNYWIYHCPLCRYIVHIKCAFNKKPRVIDISIGKDIVHLPTNEVAVEQITPFVMRQRGGEILIPPIILPASSPSIELVNVKYYKFIHHQHQLTLVSSGDPSQEEEEEQDEENYGVRSELICDGCITPISSSSYYYMSCSECKYNLHLACFHLPPNVPSLPIHRHDYHHSLDLLSCDKLRPWQITICSVCQNATNGLFYSCTACNFNVDMLCGCMPDTIHHAFHPQHLLKHVTESDLGRDINRRRLSCAAGCGEDVDDYDCYRCCSIPCEFIVHVRCALLPVSVRSRRWDEHHPLLLTYDATLNRPGDFYCDQCEKQMNPRSWMYHCRTCDISFHPNCFKTTSGWFRNIRLGQEYDVNAETHPHPLTFQLLTTKRRCDICGWDRHEKQGFYCALCNFFICLYFCGEKMIEYGDMKAVG is encoded by the exons ATGGTTGATCATTGGAGCCACGAGCATCCACTTACTCTGGTGGAAACTCGTGGAGGAGATCACTGTTACGGTTGTGAAGTGCGGTTTGGTAGCGGAGAGCAAGCTTATGGATGCAGCATCGACGGGTGTGAGTATTCAAACCTATTGCACCAAGAATGTGCAGCGGTGGCGAGAGAGATACGGCATCCATTGCACCACCCTCATCACATCCTCATCCAACGCCACGAACCTGATTTAAGGGGGTGTAATATTTGTGAAAGGACTATTTGGAGCATTGGCTACAAATGTACAAGCTCAGGATGCTGGTTCCAGATGCACCTAAGATGCGCGCATGACAGTGATCTGATCGATGCAGCAACCCCTGACGTTGATGAGCAAAGGCGTGCCATCATACGCCATCCAAGTCACCCCAAACATGACTTGAAGTTGTTGAGGGGAAGGTGTCCCTCCAAGTGCGATGCTTGTGGCGCCACACGCAAAGGGAGTTCCTATATATGCACCAAAGATGCTTGCCAATATTTGATCCATCAAAAATGTGCTTCATTGCCTCAACACTTGAAAAGGGAAGACCATCatcactctctttctctctcttttcagGTCCCACGAGAATACATCAGACTTCAATACAAATGTGATGTATGCAACATATCTTTTCTACCCAACTATTGGATATATCATTGCCCACTTTGCAGATATATTGTCCACATCAAATGCGCCTTCAACAAGAAGCCTCGGGTCATTGA TATATCCATTGGGAAAGACATAGTCCATCTTCCAACGAATGAGGTGGCCGTGGAACAAATTACACCGTTTGTGATGAGACAAAGAGGAGGAGAAATATTGATACCACCCATCATCCTCCCTGCTTCAAGCCCATCCATTGAGTTGGTGAATGTGAAATACTATAAGTTCATTCATCACCAACATCAACTCACTTTAGTCTCATCTGGCGATCCaagccaagaagaagaagaagaacaagatGAGGAGAATTATGGAGTGAGATCAGAATTGATATGTGATGGGTGCATCACTCctatatcatcatcatcatactACTACATGAGTTGCAGTGAATGCAAATACAATCTTCACTTGGCTTGCTTTCACTTGCCACCTAACGTCCCGTCTCTTCCAATCCACCGCCACGATTATCATCACTCGCTGGACCTCCTATCTTGTGACAAACTTCGACCTTGGCAGATCACAATATGCAGTGTGTGTCAGAATGCTACGAATGGGCTGTTTTATAGTTGCACAGCGTGCAACTTCAACGTCGATATGCTATGCGGTTGTATGCCGGATACCATTCACCACGCATTTCACCCGCAACATCTCCTCAAGCATGTGACCGAGTCGGATCTAGGCAGGGATATCAATCGACGGCGCTTGTCGTGTGCTGCTGGCTGTGGCGAAGATGTAGACGATTATGATTGTTACAGGTGTTGCAGCATCCCGTGTGAATTCATTGTGCACGTCAGATGCGCGTTGCTGCCTGTGTCAGTCAGAAGCCGTAGATGGGACGAGCACCACCCGCTGCTGTTGACATACGACGCCACTCTCAACCGTCCGGGGGATTTCTACTGCGATCAATGCGAAAAACAGATGAATCCCAGGAGTTGGATGTATCACTGCCGCACCTGCGATATATCCTTCCATCCTAATTGCTTTAAAACTACATCTGGCTGGTTCAGAAACATCAGGTTGGGGCAGGAATATGATGTGAATGCAGAAACCCATCCACACCCTCTCACCTTTCAACTTCTCACCACAAAACGCCGCTGCGACATTTGTGGTTGGGATAGGCATGAAAAACAAGGATTTTACTGTGCATTATGCAACTTCTTCATTTGTCTCTATTTCTGCGGTGAAAAGATGATCGAATATGGGGACATGAAGGCCGTCGGATGA